Proteins from one Gimesia maris genomic window:
- a CDS encoding P-II family nitrogen regulator codes for MKKIQAIIRHYKLEEVKNAISEIGISGMTVSEVRGFGRQRGHKETYRGNEYIVDFLPKVKLEIVVQDDMVPKTIETITQVARTGQIGDGKIFITSLDEVIRIRTGETGPEAV; via the coding sequence ATGAAAAAGATTCAGGCAATCATTCGCCACTATAAACTTGAAGAAGTCAAAAATGCGATTTCTGAAATTGGCATTAGTGGAATGACTGTCAGTGAAGTCCGTGGTTTTGGTCGCCAACGTGGCCACAAGGAAACCTATCGAGGCAATGAATATATCGTTGACTTTCTTCCGAAAGTGAAACTCGAGATTGTGGTCCAGGACGATATGGTTCCCAAGACCATTGAAACGATCACACAGGTTGCACGTACCGGGCAGATTGGTGACGGGAAAATTTTTATTACCAGTCTCGATGAAGTCATTCGAATCCGTACGGGAGAAACTGGTCCGGAAGCGGTCTGA
- the glnD gene encoding [protein-PII] uridylyltransferase, with translation MSHPSTSCNTQPFVVYRTKVEQARQRGQELLRLGASGLQIATAIAESIEQLLLQIIQDQFQQLPEPRQKLLVQNCSILVIGGSGRGLMAPYSDVDLLFLYRNQVNEEFAAFVGDIVRNCWDAGLKLGHSLRTISDSVKMARTEPEFATAMIEARAIWGDEHLAEQLIRSFYRHVILFRRRVFFEQCVEARWQERKQHGGAVMQLEPDIKRSPGGLRDIHLLRWTGFARYGTANLDMLRLDGRINSRDVRTLKNARDYLLKVRIQLHYEAGRQQDLFTKDTQLWMAEQRQIEGTNGQRPVELLMQEYFRHSKAVAEITERFIKAHRPQPLLSCIYDFLMTHRSDSILKIAPDHLDVIPRYRAQVCNSLEDILKLFDTASLYGISIAPDLLDAIRESALTLNPTVSNRSIDLFRAILDRSTNLGATLRTMSETGILNLLIPYMKHAYCLLQFNQYHSYTVDEHTFRAIEAAETFHHDDSSLGSSYRHIEKKDILNLAILLHDIGKGYGEDHCKMGAMIASETSIRLGLKEEEQKLLVFLVFEHLNMAHLAFRRDISDPDILFAFSQKVGSPEKLRMLYVLTAADITAVGPGVFTDWKSELLADLYERTMLLLGGKHSRYNRDQRLSRVKQQVRSYLNLPILHDHEEEQEESWFTELFNSFSPHYLLVTPPERIAADIEILQNLPSDQIVVEGEFEPETATVNYHVIASALYSQSCFHRMVSVFTSRRMEIISAQITTSASGGVVDSFRVIDHDYASEVPRSRVQAIETEIRKAVIGESDAKTMFLNNRRFQESASLSGEFDLGRVEIDNQSSRRCTIIDVIAHDRTGLLYIVSRAISRMGLSVVMAKISTHLDQVVDVFYVIDEYERKIEDGDRLQEVKEQLERTLHDFELEGYKRYQRV, from the coding sequence ATGTCACATCCGTCAACCTCCTGCAATACACAACCATTTGTTGTCTATCGCACGAAGGTAGAACAAGCCCGGCAACGTGGTCAGGAACTCTTGCGCCTTGGCGCCAGTGGATTACAGATCGCGACAGCGATCGCCGAATCGATCGAACAACTGCTGCTGCAGATCATTCAGGATCAGTTCCAGCAACTTCCCGAACCCCGCCAGAAGCTACTGGTGCAAAACTGCTCGATCCTGGTGATTGGTGGTTCCGGTCGCGGATTAATGGCCCCCTACTCTGATGTCGACCTGCTGTTTCTGTACCGGAATCAGGTGAATGAAGAATTTGCAGCATTTGTCGGAGACATCGTTCGCAACTGCTGGGACGCCGGATTAAAACTGGGGCACAGTCTCAGAACCATTTCCGACTCAGTCAAAATGGCACGCACCGAACCCGAATTTGCTACGGCAATGATTGAAGCGCGCGCCATCTGGGGCGACGAACATCTCGCCGAACAACTCATCCGTTCATTTTACCGGCATGTCATCTTATTTCGCAGACGGGTTTTCTTCGAACAGTGTGTCGAAGCACGCTGGCAGGAACGGAAACAGCATGGCGGCGCGGTCATGCAACTGGAACCCGACATCAAGCGTTCTCCCGGCGGTCTCCGCGATATCCACCTCCTGCGCTGGACAGGATTTGCCCGCTATGGAACCGCGAATCTTGACATGCTGCGACTCGACGGTCGGATCAACAGTCGCGATGTCAGAACACTGAAAAATGCCCGCGACTATCTGCTCAAAGTACGCATTCAACTGCATTACGAAGCCGGTCGTCAGCAGGACCTGTTCACCAAAGACACACAACTCTGGATGGCCGAACAACGCCAGATTGAAGGCACTAACGGTCAACGTCCCGTGGAACTGCTGATGCAGGAATACTTTCGGCACAGTAAAGCCGTTGCAGAGATCACCGAACGGTTCATCAAAGCACATCGACCTCAGCCTTTGCTCTCGTGCATCTACGATTTCCTGATGACACATCGTTCAGATTCCATTCTCAAGATCGCCCCCGATCATCTCGACGTGATCCCCAGATACCGGGCTCAAGTCTGTAACAGCCTGGAAGATATTCTGAAACTGTTTGATACTGCCTCACTGTATGGAATTTCAATCGCTCCCGATCTGCTTGACGCTATCCGGGAGTCGGCCCTCACCCTGAATCCTACCGTTTCCAACAGGTCGATCGATCTGTTTCGTGCCATTCTGGATCGCAGTACAAACCTGGGCGCCACACTCAGAACCATGTCCGAAACGGGGATCTTGAATCTACTGATCCCGTATATGAAACACGCCTACTGCCTGTTGCAATTTAATCAGTACCACAGTTATACAGTCGACGAACACACATTTCGCGCCATTGAAGCTGCTGAAACGTTTCATCACGACGACTCAAGCCTCGGCAGTTCGTACCGCCATATCGAGAAAAAAGATATCCTCAATCTGGCAATTCTGCTCCATGATATTGGGAAAGGCTACGGTGAAGACCACTGTAAAATGGGAGCCATGATCGCCTCGGAGACCTCAATTCGACTGGGGTTGAAAGAAGAAGAACAGAAACTGCTGGTCTTCCTGGTATTTGAACATTTAAATATGGCCCACCTGGCTTTTCGGCGTGATATTTCTGATCCTGATATCCTGTTCGCATTCAGCCAGAAAGTCGGCAGTCCCGAAAAATTACGTATGCTGTATGTTCTCACTGCAGCAGATATCACAGCCGTGGGTCCGGGTGTCTTCACCGACTGGAAATCAGAACTGCTGGCAGACCTTTATGAGCGTACCATGCTCCTGCTGGGGGGGAAACATTCCCGCTACAATCGCGATCAGCGACTCTCGCGCGTCAAGCAGCAGGTGCGCAGTTATTTGAATCTGCCCATTCTGCATGATCATGAAGAAGAACAGGAGGAAAGCTGGTTCACAGAACTGTTCAATTCATTCTCTCCTCATTATCTGCTGGTTACCCCACCCGAACGTATTGCAGCAGACATTGAAATTCTGCAGAACCTTCCTTCAGATCAAATCGTTGTTGAAGGTGAATTTGAACCGGAAACCGCTACAGTTAACTATCATGTGATTGCTTCGGCCCTGTATTCACAGTCCTGTTTTCATCGCATGGTCAGTGTATTTACTTCGAGGCGGATGGAAATTATTTCCGCGCAGATTACAACGAGTGCCTCCGGTGGAGTCGTCGACAGTTTCCGCGTCATTGATCACGATTACGCAAGTGAAGTACCTCGCTCGCGCGTGCAGGCGATCGAAACGGAAATCCGCAAAGCCGTGATAGGCGAGAGTGATGCCAAAACCATGTTTTTAAACAATCGACGTTTTCAGGAATCAGCCAGCCTGAGTGGTGAGTTTGATCTGGGTCGAGTGGAAATTGATAATCAGTCTTCCAGACGTTGTACGATTATTGATGTAATCGCCCATGACCGTACCGGTCTGCTGTATATCGTCTCTCGCGCCATCAGCCGGATGGGACTCTCTGTTGTGATGGCAAAAATATCGACACAC